GAGTGGCCGACAAGAGAAGCCTTATGGTGGTCGTGGAAGTaggtgttggagatggtgaCCCAGTCTGAAGCGTGGGTGACATCGAGGAGACCATCAAAGAagtccttgtccttggagaAGTCGGAGGACAACTCGCAGTGGTCGACCCAGACGTTGGTGGACTTTTGGATGCCGATGGCGTCGCCGTTGGCAGCGACAACGTTCTTGATGGCCAAGTTGCGGACGATGACGttcttctgcttgttgatgtaGAGGCCGATGTTCTCGAGAGAAGCACCAGCGGCACCGACGATGGTCTTGTCGGACTTGACACGGATCTTGTTGTTACCGGTGAGCTGGCCCTTGACGTAAATGACCTGCTTCTCGTCCGACTCGGCGGCCTTGCTGAACTCAGCAAGGGAAGAAACAGTCACGGTAGCTCCTCCGGCACCACCAGTGGTACCTCCATTCTCGGTAGCATAGCCAATGTTGGCAGCATCGGTGATGGCAGCTCGCTTGCCGAGAGTCTTGCCAACTTGCTGGACGGTAGGAGTAGGAACGGCGCTGGCCAGAGCagcgaggttgaggagaCCGAGGAACTTCATCTTGGAGGTGTTTGTAAAGTAAAATAATATGTCTTTTGAAAAGTAAAGAGTGAAAGTTGGAACCAGTCCAACAAAACGAATGTATAAAGTTAGGAAGAGATGTAAAGGATGAAGGatagagaagaaaagagtcGTAACAGAGAGCTGCGAAGTCGTCACTTATATATGAAGTGAAGTCATCACAACGGCGACTTCTCCATCGCCCTGATTGCCGAACACGCGAGACCCCTGAAACGATAGATGGTGATGTGCAAGTGTCGTTTACTATTCTAGGGTCTGAAACATATTTACACGAATGATATATTTCTCCGAAAGTGAAACAGGTACAAGCGGAGCGGAACTACCGGAGAACATGATGGGGTAGAAACTACTGAAGATACCTGGATAGGAAATTATCAGAATCTGACAGAGATCATCATTTCTCTCGATAAAGCTTGACGAGATATTGGCTCTTGTTTACGATGGAGTTAAAAATAAGCTTAATTAAATTAGTCTATAGCAGTGACATACAAGTCAAATCAAGTCTACGAGTAAGAGTCAAGCAGAGACATATGACATTCTGTACATCAATCATTCGAGAAGTAA
This is a stretch of genomic DNA from Fusarium graminearum PH-1 chromosome 4, whole genome shotgun sequence. It encodes these proteins:
- a CDS encoding pectate lyase B precursor, with translation MKFLGLLNLAALASAVPTPTVQQVGKTLGKRAAITDAANIGYATENGGTTGGAGGATVTVSSLAEFSKAAESDEKQVIYVKGQLTGNNKIRVKSDKTIVGAAGASLENIGLYINKQKNVIVRNLAIKNVVAANGDAIGIQKSTNVWVDHCELSSDFSKDKDFFDGLLDVTHASDWVTISNTYFHDHHKASLVGHSDSNAAEDTGALHVTYANNHWTNIGSRAPSVRFGTVHVFNNYYEDISVTGVNSRMGAQVLVESSAFSNAKKALISKDSKQTGSISVNDVDLGGSTNDAPKGTISKSDIPYKYSLVGSSKVKAAVVGVAGNTLKL